The DNA sequence CCGCACTGTTGGCTCGGGATAGGTAACGGGTTTGGGCAATTTTCTCTAGCATGCTGACAGCATAACCAGATTTTGTAACAGGGGCTTAAATCACTCAGTCAAAAGGGTTTATTGACGCGGCGTTCGCAGCAATAAGTAGATTCCCAAACCAATCATCGGCATCGATAGCCACTGACCCATGGATAAACCCAAGCCAAGTAAGCCCAAGAACGCATCCGGCTCCCTAGCAAACTCCGCCAGAAAACGAAGTAGCCCATATCCAAGTAAGAAAAGTCCGGATACCTGCCCCACGCGTTTTGGTTTACTTGCATAGAGCCACAATACCAAAGCTAATAGAAGGCCTTCACCTGCAAATTGATACAACTGTGATGGATGGCGGGCCACTTGGTCCACCATCGGAAACACCATCGCCCACGGCCAATCGCTCGGACGTCCCCATAACTCACCATTAATAAAGTTTCCAAGGCGTCCAAAAGCAAGTCCCAGTGGCACGAGTGGCGCCACAAAATCCGTAATCACAAAGTATGAGAGTTGGCGCCGCTTCGCAAACCATGCCAAAGCGATTAGGACTCCTAATAACCCACCATGGAAGGACATTCCGCCTTCCCAGAGCTTAAAAATACTGAGGGGGTTTTGCAGATAAAAACCGGGCATGTAAAAGAGCACATAACCCAAGCGACCCCCAACAATCACCCCCACCACTCCCCAAAACAGAATATCTTCAACATCTTTAAAGGTCCAACGCATCGCTTGATATGGTTCTTGGCGAACACGCAGTCGTCCCAGTAATAAAAATTGGGCAAATGCACATAAGTACATCAGGCCATACCAATGAATCGCCAACGGGCCTATTTGCAGTGCGACTGGATCGATTTGGGGATGCACCAACATTAGGCCGCCGCTTTGCTTTGATCAAAATGATGAAGCTCATGGCCTAAGGCACGATAACCCTTAAAGCGCTCGCGCCCTGCCTTCAGTTCATTCTCTTGTGTGGTCACCACTTCAATCCAACGAGGGAAGCGTTCCAGCAAGGCATCAAGACCTTGTGGAGCTTGTGCATGAAGGTAAATCAAGACATCCCGATGCGCTGGCGCTTGGTGGTCTAGCTCGGATAACTGATCCACCAGGAGAATCGGGGTCTCGTGGGCACCCTCGTGATGCAACCAAGCATGAGGTAAAAAGTCAGTTTTACTGAAGGTCCACAATAAATCATCAAGATTGTTGAGGTCGTTTTTACTTCCAGTAATCACGATCGTGCGTGGCAACCCCTGGGGATGAGAGCTGGCCAGAATTTTGCGGCTTAAACGACAGCAGTACTGTAATTTGTCCGAAACATGACTATGAAAATCAATTCTGGCCATTCGCGCTATTAATGGGTGCTTATTGATCGAGCAAGAAATTAAGCAATAGGGGAACTGGTCTCCCTGTTGCCCCTTTAGCCGCCCCGCTCTTCCATGCAGTTCCAGCAATATCCAGATGGGCCCATCGGAATTTTTCAGCAAAGCGCGAGAGGAAACAAGCTGCGGTCACACTTCCAGCAGGTCGTCCGCCAATATTTGCGACGTCCGCAAAGTTTGACTTCAATTGCTCGTGATATGCTGCATCGAGCGGCAGACGCCAGACGGTATCTAAGGATTGATGACCAGCTTTATTCAAGGCTTTTACGAGGGCTTCGTCATCGGAGAACAGACCGCTATGCACATGGCCTAATGCAATGATGCAAGCACCTGTCAAAGTAGCGACATCAATGACAACCTTAGGCTTATAGCGCTCTACATAGGTAAGCGCATCGCAGAGAATAAGTCGGCCTTCGGCATCGGTGTTTAAAACCTCGATGGTCTGCCCTGACATACTCTTCACAATATCGCCCGGACGGGTTGCGCGACCCGATGGCATATTCTCACAAGTTGGCACCACACCAATCACATTCTTCTTTAATCCCAACAACGATACGGCATACATGGTGC is a window from the Polynucleobacter sp. HIN11 genome containing:
- a CDS encoding DNA polymerase III subunit chi, giving the protein MARIDFHSHVSDKLQYCCRLSRKILASSHPQGLPRTIVITGSKNDLNNLDDLLWTFSKTDFLPHAWLHHEGAHETPILLVDQLSELDHQAPAHRDVLIYLHAQAPQGLDALLERFPRWIEVVTTQENELKAGRERFKGYRALGHELHHFDQSKAAA
- the lgt gene encoding prolipoprotein diacylglyceryl transferase; translated protein: MLVHPQIDPVALQIGPLAIHWYGLMYLCAFAQFLLLGRLRVRQEPYQAMRWTFKDVEDILFWGVVGVIVGGRLGYVLFYMPGFYLQNPLSIFKLWEGGMSFHGGLLGVLIALAWFAKRRQLSYFVITDFVAPLVPLGLAFGRLGNFINGELWGRPSDWPWAMVFPMVDQVARHPSQLYQFAGEGLLLALVLWLYASKPKRVGQVSGLFLLGYGLLRFLAEFAREPDAFLGLLGLGLSMGQWLSMPMIGLGIYLLLRTPRQ